The genomic region TGTGAAACTTTCTGTGCACAATTCTACAATCAGCAATCATTTGttatccataagagataccATCTATTCTGTGTTGCTATATGCAAGCATGGATCTGAGGCACTTTTAGAGGCACTACTGTTTTGCCTTTTTTGGATAAGAAGACTTATTAAGAAAAGTTGACAAGTtcaggtgtttactgtaggtctatttcaatTAAAAGTGGTGGACAGTATGGCGTTAGAATTTCAAAGGAAAACAACTTCAAGCTGAGAGCCTTGTCTAGGTGCTTACTGTAGATCTTACGTcaatgacagagagaggaatgaatacaattcatttttattcaatACGTTTTATCTTTTCAGTTTTTCTGATTGATCTGAAAATTTAGAAAGAAATAGCACAAACTGCTGAAACTTCTGATACTGAAGactatgttttgcattttgttgcccaGTGTGTAATGGTTGaaagcacacagtgatttgactacaagttgtgttgtttgaaggcattTGCTTTTGCTGAATGTTTTAGATGTTTTGAGAGTGTTACGGTCTTTTGCAAGCAacatgtgtcattttggccagagtgcttcTGTTTAGACCTGTGTTAATTATTTTGAaaacgtgatgtcagagttgacacaagcaatcaagaaaaactgtaatcattGGACTTTCTATTTCCATTTGCCAGGTTGATGAACTGTAGCCCAGTACACATGGGTCAGAGAAAGCAATACATTGGCTTTGAATTGCAATTTTTTAATAACTCTGTCATACCTTTATACAGTGAGGTAAATTCATCAACTTAAACACTGATTTGTATGTCAAGGCTCAGAATTTTGGCTATTTACAATAATCAgttttgtatatattttatcAAGAGGTGTCTTAATTGCTCTACCATATGATGCATTAATCTAAAATCAAGACGATATTCTTGTACAGGGGTTGCATACGTAGGTTAACATAAATATAATCAACTGTAATCAATCAATAGTAGTAAGTTATTTTATATGTTTACATATATGTTTACATATTTTGATATGTGATAATGAAGTAGACACAAAGTAGTTCCTTTAGTTTAAAATAACAGCTTCAGACTCAATTTGATGCTAAACTCACTACACTGAGACGGTTTTAGATGAACTGGGTACATCCCTAGCGCTTAATGGGTACCGAGCTTGTTGAAAACTGACAAAAAGGGAAATTCCCACATTGTGAATTTATGAATTAAGGAtgatatattgtattatataacATAAAATTCAGAATTAGATATTTTCATAACATATAATGCTTCATAACTTAATACTGTTTCTCCCTGACATTGCCCTGGTGGCGTTCCCCTgcagtgtgtgctgagtgctgACCATGCGGGCCGTGCGTCTTACTTGAGGAAGCTCCAGGCCAGGCAGGGCGAGAGGCAGTGCAGCACGCAGGAGGGCAGCTGGAAGATGGAGCACAGGCTGGGCTCCAGCGCCGTGGGCCCCCCGCCGTTTATCATCACCACTTTGTGCACCTGCTCAGGGTACTCGTGTGCCAGAAACGTGCAGAAGGacactctgagagagagagagagagagagagttcattaTCGTTCACAGTACCTTTTTCTGTTCCCTTCAGAGTACATGAACAGCCAATAAAGTGactggtgagagagagtgagagggagacagagagggggggaagagagagactgagaggaggAGTAATTTGGAGCTAATAAATGAGGATTTACTGTACACACTGCATCAGATCAGTTGGCACAATTTTCAGCACATTTCACACCTCTGCATCTCTCTACTTTTAAGCTTTTAGCAGCGCTGCATGTGTTTAAGTGTCAGATTAAATCAGTGTCTTATACAACAGATCAGGCCATTAACCTCAAGAATTAGTAACATTCTATGCAATGTCATTAAAAAGAAGATTGTAAAACTAAAATCGAATAGAAAAGATATTACAGACTCTCTCATATTGATGCATGTGGGTTTTCTAAATCCTAAACTGATAAAGAGTACAGTGTTGCTTCAGTGAGGCAGTAGGAACTGCTGTGTAAGCAGCAACCATCATTCAGCTACAGCAAATGGCAAACTGACACAGCAAATATGATTGCAGAGTAGATCTGCAGCCATCCACTACCAACTGACCAATATGAGAGAAAAATGGACACTCTTGAGTTAGGAGTCACAGATGTAATATATGTAATTATAGAGATTAAAAGGACAAAGGTAAAACACTTTCCTCTCCTATAGCTGCAATGGTATACTGCCTGCAGGTTGAGAatgcttgtttttgtgtctTTAACTTATCACTTTCAGTTActttggttatggttatggtatttagcagacgcttttgtccaaagtgacatacaaataacaacaatacaaacttaaatttaacagtaaacaattaaaaaagaagaatagcaataataaacaacaatgcaaattcaatcaatagcctaatgaaaataaataaatactataatatacaaaccataacgcataagataggcttaattaactaagtgcatgttgaacataTATGCCTTTAGAGCCCTCTTGAAAGACCTAAAATATTGTTTTAGCATATTGTCAGTTCATTACTCCATGCCCACTCACCCGTAGGAGTGCCCGATGAGGATGTTGCGTTTGCGTGCGTATCGCTTGAAGATGGCGCGCAGGTCCTCAGCCAGCGCGTAGAAGGTGTACGCGGCGGCGATTTGGGGCGCGGTGCTGGCGCCATGGCCGGCCAGGTCGGGGGCGATGACCTCGTAGCCGAGGCGCGAGAAGAAGTTCAGCTGGCTGCCCCAAATGTCCAGCGAGCCGCCCACGCCGTGCACAAAGAACAGCGCCACGTCGGCGTCCGTGCCCTTGCAGCTGGAGATCTTGCGCTCCGAGTCGATCATCACCGTGCGCTTGGGCTTCCTCCGCTTCCGGCGTGGAGGGGGTGCCGGCTTCTGTGGCCCGGCAGCGGCCGAGCCGTTTCCCGTGGACGTAGTAGGGGGCAGTGGCGCGGGTTTGGGGTCAGGGGTCGTGGCAGCAGTTGCGCTGTTGTAGTCAGCCAGCTCCACCTCCAGGGTGGTGCAGGGCTCCACATCTCCGTTCTGGCACTGCAGGATCTCTGAGTGCAGGACATCGCCCAGGTTCTCGATCACCAGCTGACCGTTGCGGTAGACGGTGATTTTGCGCTTGCAGTGGACCGTgcttcccccctcctccccgctcacctccttctcctcctccttccctgtCCCTGGCCCCTTCCCCTGGTCCTGACTCAGCTCGGTCTTCTGCTCCAGCTCCTGCTCTTGGTCCTGGTTTTGCTCCTGCTCCTGGATTGGCTCTGGGTCCGGTTTCGGCGGGCGCTCGGGGATGATGTGGCGAATGCGCAGCACCCGCCCGGGCTTCACCTCCACAAACTCAAAGCCGTCGGTGCACCCTGAGGACTCCACCGGCAGCACCACGCCACTGCCCGTCTTGCCTGTCAGGCAGCACAAGATCCCATCTGTGATGCTGGTCAGCATGGTGCCTCACGTCctgcagagacacagaaagactactttaactctctctctctctcgtctcccacacaccacacagataaTCATGCCAACAAATGTTGTTTACtagtactctctctctttctgcctctctgtctctctaacaTTCCCTTTTTGTTTACAGAGGGAAGTGCTTATAAAAACATTTTCAATGTTTCTATAACAAGATGGAATGTATCCTTGTATCATATAATATAGAATAGCATAAATCCTGTCACTAAAAACAATCTATAACATAGAAACGCAACGAGTAGGTGAagacaaaaaatattttccagGAACCAGACATTAGTAACATCTAACAGTTTTAAGAGTTTTACCAATCCTCTCAATGGAATAGTACTCACTCTGGCCTCAAAGATCCAAATTCAGCTCCCCGCATTCACCCACATAACATTCATACAGTACATCTGAATCACTGACTTAAACTGCAAGACAATACCCAGAGCTTGTGGCACTGACTGGCGGTGTTGTCAAAAGGGCAGTGATTCACATTCTGACACATAGACATTCTATAATTAGACAAGGCTCTTCTAACATGGCCTCCTTGGTATTAATAGCAATAGGTTAGCATTAGCACATGACTGGCTCCAGGTCTTCCATATCACTGAATACAATTATTACTCTTAAGCTGGTTTTCAATGGTGGCTAGCCTCCACCGGAAAGGGGTGTCCAATGTCCACCCATCCAAAACATCTAAATATAGGCAAGAGGAAGACCAATCAGCTACCTCCTAACCCAGCACTGAAGGAATTCAAGAGGAGATCCAAGAAGGCCTTGAATCTGATAAAAGGACACCAGAATGGGTCTAGACATTTTGAATGTCAGCCACAGCTCTGTAAATTACAGATTAAAATGGGCACTGCCTAATTTAGTAAGGCTTTAGACATCAgcaatatattaaataattgcCCTGTATTTATAGTGTTATTAGTTATATAACAACTTACATCTGACTTGCATATCAAACAAAAAGTCTGGTTTTGCCTACAGCAGAGTCAGAGCTTTCTAGTCTAACAAAGCCGTCTGAATTCAGTGCCTATTTAAAACATGTGAATATGTTGTTACAAACTGACACTCTGGCATACAGACCAATTGTAATAACAGTATTTTCACAAACTCCTTCTTGGCTTATAAACACAGTGAATGATTACATTGAGAATAAATTGGTATGCTGTTTAAGTTCTCTTGGCATATCTTCCAAGcagaatacaacaacatccggATTATTTCATCCCTCGTAGCTGGTTTCATAATTCAGCTTAATCAAGCCTTGTCAGAAGTTATTTAACATCAAACGCCGCATGCTGAGATGCAGAACAGCATTCTCACCGCGGCCCTCACAAAGCAACGCCATCAGGACTTCCTCAATTCCCAGTGCACAtccaccattacacacactttATCCTAATGGCTACCAGACGGGCATCCTACAGCCTGCTGACCGCAGCAGCCTCTGTCTGCCACCACAGCAGCTCAGAGCCGTGGCTGCTAGGAGGACAAAAGCTACGGCCGAAGATATTGTGGCGGTGGGAAATATAAACACTACCATGCCCGTGGCAGAGCACGGCAACAGCTGACACGCTCGCCCGCATCAGCACATCCtgtacagtgcagtgcagtggagTGGGGAGTGGTAGTATAGTCCCACATGACATCTGGCGGGGACTGAATAAAACTCGGGCCAGATCTGGCCCACATGCGTGCGGTTACTGTATTTGAGGCTCCAGAGACTAgcactgccactgctgctgctgctgctgctgttgttgctgcgaAGTGGGCTGTGCTGTAATGCAGGGGCGGGGAGACTGCAGCGAGAGGAGTGTGGGGGAGAGACGTGAGAAGAGGGCCGGAGAGAAggcgagacgagacgagacgagaggataGCATGAGAGAATAACAGAGCAGACTGGATGAAGAGGAGATTAGTACAGCAGTAAGAACGAGAGTCAAGCTCAGCAACACCTACACAGACACCAGCCCCACTAGCCCCAGAAGCATCATCTTCCTTTGTCCTATACATAATTAACATGCTGGGGAAAGGTGGTTTTTACCCCTTCAATAATTCATTCTTAAAGATGCCTGTGAAATGACTCCTccacacgtgtttgtgtgtattattttcattgtgGCAGAAAGGAGATCGCCCATTGATGGGTCTGGATGGTGATCTGTCCTTTTCACTCGTCAAGGTTGAGTTAAGCTCTGATCCTTCAATGCCGAGTCATTCTCGAAGATTCCCTTCTGAGACACATCTCTGTAACAACGCAGAGAAAGAAAGCCCTTGCATGTGGTACTGTAATTGCCCGTGTTTATACCACTCTGGGTTTCCATGGTGATCTCGCATTCTCCTCTCGTTGGCTCTGCAGTCGGGCCGGGTGCAGGGTGCATTGCGAGGAGCCAGGATCCATATTCATGAGGAGGTCTCAGTGTGGGAGTCATGATCGAGAGGCAGCTCCACGGCTTCTACTTCAAAGAACAGGGTCAGCGTATGCAGAGGCTGCCTGCTGTGCAGACGCTGTCATGCCATGTTGTTAGTGAGTGACGCATTTGTGCCAACAAAGCTTCATAATACCACAAAATTTAAGCATTTACAGCATAGAGGCTGCACGACTTTAAAAATGCTGTTACATATACCACTGACACTTGGGACATTATGCACAGTATATTGAGTGTACATTAACATTGTCTACACCCTGTATTTTTCCTCCAAGAGCTGCTAACGTCCTCGCATGTGTGAAAATTAGTTAAAGGTAATTTTCATTCTGAAACACCTGCAGGCATCATGCACAGTACCCAAAAGTGGCCTCTGTGGCTACAAGTCTCCTAGGACCCAGCCCAGACCaggccagcccagcccagccctgtCTGACCGACCCTGACCACAGACCTGGCGAGAGCAAGACAGCTGATTATTCACAGGCGGGGCGGCGCCACACTGAAAGGGCTATGGCTGCTGGCACAGGGCCTCGGACGGACCCGGGAAGGCCGGGATCAGCACTCCAGCGCTGCAAATCAATAGTGTGGACAGCAGGGGCTGCCTAGAGAGCCTGGCAACCGGGCAGCAGGACTCCCTGACCCTTAAGTGCATTACGCAACACAGAAGCACGAGGGCCTGCTGTTCAATCCAACTGCAGAGCAAAGCCAACCATACCTGGTATCCAATGAGAAATGAAACCCTATGTGGACATACTGTACTCAATCTTTACCATTAAAGCAGGCATAAATGTAGGGGGTCGGAGGGCAATGTTAATGTCCAGACTTGACAGCAAGTTCAATAGAAGACTCTGATGGCACTGTGGGTGGGGGAGCAGGAAggtcaggagggagggaggtgtgtgtatgtgtgtgtgtgtgtgcaatcaaTCTTGCAAATGGGATGACGGATTGCAGGATTGGCACGTTGGCCAGGTGCACAGCCCTGCACAGCATCTCAGTGAGAGAGTTAATTAAGAATAGAAATAGCACAGGGTTCAATGTGTGGAAGGGGCTCACTGGAGAGGGAAGCAACGGGGCCCTGTCTTGTCATCGGTAAGTGGCAAAACACACCGGGCTTCTAGAAACCTGTGACGCAGCACTGGGGCACAGCAGCAAGATAAAATGCAACACAGCAACCAAACAAAAAGTAAGCTATGCTAGCCATTCATCGTCACAGTGGACACGATGCTGTGTTGGGGGGTCATACAGTAGTATAACTATTAACATAACATCTTGAGATGTAGGAATATGCACAAGAACAAACATCATTTCTGCTGCTGTCTCGTTCATATGAATATAAAGGAGAGCTCCACTTGTATGAGTGCACCTTAACCTATACAATCTGCTGCCTAATTTAACCAAATTATATAATTCACTGCCACTGGCTTACGTTAAATTCAAAATATGTCCTAACACCAATGAGTCAGCTTCACAGAGGGACTCGAATTGAACAAGAATATGTAGGTCAAACCATTTTGCATGAAGTGATTTAGCATGGACCAATTACCTGTATGAGTCACTCACGATGACTCCAAATGGTATCAGTATTTTTTTGGTTAGCATCAGATTGGGCCTGTGCATAATGGACATTTATTAGAACatgatgtacagtaggctacattaaccCACATATACCAGGCACGCTTATCTCCGCAGATGATGTTTGTGCACGCACGCTGCACATAATAGGGTGTGCATAATTAATGGACCAGGCGCCAAAGACGCACAGGCAGGTGCATAGAGGCACATCCATGCATGAGTTCATGTTGTATATTAACCAGATACTTTTCGTTAAGGTCTATAACACTGACATACAGAATAGCGACTGCACAAGCAACCCAGCAACCCTGTACAATGTCGTTCCATCTCGCAGCACCGTTATTGATGCAGCGTTTTATAAATGACATACACGTAATTATGCACTTAAAAAACATTAACTGAGCTATTAAGACTGTATTtgattataataattaattattcatCTGGATTCAATGACAAAATGTAGGCCTGTACATTTACCCTCACCCATACAGCTTGCATACGTAACTGATGCACTACATGCATTGTGAATGTGCAAATTCTCTTACCTGTATTTTAGAGGATATTTGGATGCAGAGTGGGCAGCTCATGCGTTTAAGGAAAAAATCGCTGTGAAATAATCTGTTGCGTATTAAACTGATTGCCTATTATATTCAACGGATTTTAACGGAATGCGCAACCAAAGGTGAACACAATCACCAGCTGATAAAACGGATTAGATATACATGTATGCCTGGGTTCTCAAGCCCAGGACATTCCGACATCTCCATGGCGATGACCGATAAGGATGCGCCAGAGTAGAGCATCCCTTGTAGCAGAGCTCACGGGCTGGTTTTCTGCCAACCTCTGTGTCCTTGTTTTCCTCAATCACAGCGCACTTCAGTCGGTTCCCTTCTCGGTTTGAGTGGCAGCGGGGTCAGCGAATTGCCGTCTACTACATCGCGTGTGTGAGCCAATTACTGAATACTCCCCTCCTGTTGCTAAGGTCTGGAAGAGGAAGTGAAGAATTCTGTAGAATTCCACTGTATGCTCCAAAGAGTGTTACAAAACGAATCTATACACTCGACTCTTATCAGTGTGTGCCTCATGTTCCCCTCACTGACAGTGCCACAACAACAAGAAAATTGATAAAATGGAAAGGTTGGGCCACACTCAGAGAAGGGTAACAAAGTAAAACAGCTCTTGAACCCAGTGTTTTGCATCgataactgaaaaaaaaaaaaaacatgtaaaaaagGGAAAGATCCATCACAACATCAAAAATCTCGCCTGAACACGGATACAAAGGCAAATTATTACCTAAATAATTCggctatcaaaacaaaaataattgttTAGGCGAAGAAAACAATTTTACTTGTAGATGTTAATGCGGACAAGCCGAACTATCACTGGGGTGGGTTGGCACTTGGATTGTATTCAGAGGGTTCCCGTGTCACCCTGCATGGTGCATCTAGTCACGCCTCTGCTAACTGATCTTTGTTTTTTAATGAATTTAAATAGTAgtaatgaagccactgactaCTGATCACTATGTGACCATATGATGCCTTCATGGAAAAAATAGTCACAAAGATTGTTGCTTGTAAGGTATCATGGTTGCCTGGAATAGAGAGCCTTGTGACATTTTATTAATTCAACCGCACACAAATTCATACAAGTGGTCCAAGACCAAAGACATGGACTCACTGGCAACCAAGCACTGACTGAGACAAattaaaaagttcagtcaaatgTAAAGGTTAATAAATGTCATGACATGGCCCTAGACACTGTTGCTTTGCcactggagagagaagagagagacaacacTGTCCTCTCGCTACCAACCAAGAAATATCAGCAGTTGAATTTTTCATCACATGATTTATACACTGTAACACTTTTCGATATAGACTAGTATGTCTTATTAACATTAAACTACTGATTGGTTCTTGTTCATTTACATAGTATTGTTAAGATATTTACATCTCAAATTCACTGTACATTTTCTCATTAAACTTTCTCATCACCACTTtaagtatatatgtatatataagtatagtatatatatatataagtatatatactcttttgatcccgtgagggaaatttagtctctgcatttatcccaatccgtgaattagtgaaacacacacagcacacattgaggtgaagcacacactaatcccggtgcagtgagctgcctgcatcaacagcggtgctcggggagcagtgaggggttaggtgccttgctcaagggcacttgagccgtgcctactggtcggggctcgaaacggcaaccctccggctacaGGTCCAGAGTGTtaaccagtaggtcacggctGCCCCCTTTATATCATATCTTTCTCCTAACCACTTCATTTCTCATAACTCATTTCTTACTCATAAATGTATA from Alosa alosa isolate M-15738 ecotype Scorff River chromosome 1, AALO_Geno_1.1, whole genome shotgun sequence harbors:
- the abhd8a gene encoding LOW QUALITY PROTEIN: protein ABHD8 (The sequence of the model RefSeq protein was modified relative to this genomic sequence to represent the inferred CDS: deleted 1 base in 1 codon) — translated: MLTSITDGILCCLTGKTGSGVVLPVESSGCTDGFEFVEVKPGRVLRIRHIIPERPPKPDPEPIQEQEQNQDQEQELEQKTELSQDQGKGPGTGKEEEKEVSGEEGGSTVHCKRKITVYRNGQLVIENLGDVLHSEILQCQNGDVEPCTTLEVELADYNSATAATTPDPKPAPLPPTTSTGNGSAAAGPQKPAPPPRRKRRKPKRTVMIDSERKISSCKGTDADVALFFVHGVGGSLDIWGSQLNFFSRLGYEVIAPDLAGHGASTAPQIAAAYTFYALAEDLRAIFKRYARKRNILIGHSYGVSFCTFLAHEYPEQVHKVVMINGGGPTALEPSLCSIFQLPSCVLHCLSPCLAWSFLKAGFARQGAKEKQLLKEGNAFNVSPFVLRAMMSGQYWPEGDEVYHAELTVPILLVHGMYDKFVPMEEDQRMAEILLFAFLKVIEEGSHMVMMECPETVNTLLHEFFLWEPDTSKKDLPRPEPSPPARTPRQTAQHRPPKASSL